Proteins co-encoded in one Metabacillus sp. KUDC1714 genomic window:
- a CDS encoding glycoside hydrolase family 2 TIM barrel-domain containing protein: MLKQLNKYRYTPPENGYPEWNNNPEIFQLNRLDAHATLMPYKTVEEALKGDRTSSEYYQSLNGNWKFAFYENPEIRNQAFFNEDYDASEWNEIKVPSHWQLQGYDYPQYTNLRYPWEGKEDIKPPFAPIKYNPVGQYIRNFTISEDWKDQPVYISFQGVESAFYVWVNGEFVGYSEDTFTPAEFDLTPYLIDGENKVAVEVYRWCDASWLEDQDFWRMSGIFRDVYLYSTPDVHINDFFVISELDHEYKDAKLNIEAKIKNTFERVVKGYAVEAILYDQENNPVLEDSLQLKVDMNNQSFISINASTDVKAPFKWSAESPYLYTLVLILKNESGNIIETESCKVGFRTFEIKDGLMKINGSRIVFKGVNRHEFASDKGRAIGYDDMIHDIKLMKQHNINAVRTSHYPNNPLWYELCDQYGLYVIDETNLETHGSWKYGQKDEGDTVPGSKVEWQENVLDRCNSMFQRDKNHPSIIIWSLGNESFGGDNFIKMHDFLKKNDPTRIVHYEGIFHYRKSEAASDIESTMYINPEGVKKYAENAENPKPYILCEYSHAMGNSCGNLYKYTDLFEKYPIIQGGFIWDWKDQALETKTEDGVPYLAYGGDFGETPHDGNFSGNGLIFADGTISPKIIEVKKCYQNVRFTAINIEEGHVDVVNNFLFTDLQEFELVWQLAKNGVFIQKGILEIEVEPCSIKTIKLDYSLPEVSKQSDEYILTVSLHLKKSLIWAQKGHEVAFEQFVIPTVKATSENIIPVNTLKIKVLQEENYVTINGASFNVVFNKNNGSLESYSFNGVSLIEKELGLNFWRAMTDNDRGNKLHERSSVWREAGMNKVLTSFLVDEKNSSTTEITTEYSLPTTMSSCKIVYTIKGDGEILINYELNPGNGLPEIPEIGMMTTLDGSFDTITWYGKGPYENYWDKKKGAKIGLYTGKVKDQYVPYLKPQECGNKTGVRWALLSNQQGVGLKISGSPTIEVNALPYTPFELEEHDHGYKLPPSTKTVVRMNYKQMGVGGDDSWGQKTHPEFTLFANQCYSYTFKLKGINIKDM, translated from the coding sequence ATGCTCAAACAGTTGAATAAATATAGGTATACTCCACCTGAAAATGGATATCCGGAATGGAATAACAACCCTGAGATTTTTCAGTTGAACAGATTAGATGCTCATGCGACTTTAATGCCGTATAAGACAGTTGAGGAAGCGTTAAAAGGGGATCGAACTTCATCTGAATATTATCAGTCATTAAATGGAAACTGGAAATTTGCATTTTATGAGAATCCTGAAATAAGAAATCAAGCTTTTTTTAATGAGGATTATGATGCTAGTGAGTGGAATGAGATTAAAGTTCCTTCACACTGGCAGTTACAAGGTTATGATTATCCTCAATATACGAATCTTAGATATCCTTGGGAAGGAAAAGAAGATATAAAGCCACCTTTTGCTCCAATAAAGTATAATCCGGTTGGACAGTATATTCGGAATTTTACAATCTCAGAGGATTGGAAGGACCAACCGGTTTATATTAGTTTTCAAGGAGTAGAGTCAGCTTTTTATGTGTGGGTGAATGGAGAATTTGTTGGATATAGTGAGGATACCTTTACACCAGCAGAATTTGATTTAACACCTTACTTAATTGACGGAGAAAATAAGGTAGCAGTAGAGGTATATCGTTGGTGTGATGCGAGCTGGTTGGAGGACCAGGATTTTTGGAGGATGAGTGGAATCTTTCGAGATGTCTATTTATATTCTACTCCAGATGTCCATATAAATGATTTCTTTGTAATCTCGGAATTGGATCATGAATATAAGGATGCAAAATTGAATATCGAAGCAAAAATTAAAAATACGTTTGAGCGGGTAGTTAAAGGTTATGCTGTTGAAGCGATTCTCTATGATCAAGAAAATAACCCAGTTTTAGAGGACTCACTTCAATTAAAGGTTGACATGAATAATCAATCCTTTATTTCGATCAATGCGTCAACGGATGTAAAAGCTCCTTTTAAATGGAGTGCAGAGAGTCCATACCTATATACTCTTGTTTTAATTTTGAAAAATGAAAGCGGAAACATTATTGAAACAGAAAGCTGTAAGGTAGGATTCCGAACATTTGAAATTAAAGACGGTCTCATGAAAATTAACGGTAGTCGAATTGTCTTCAAGGGTGTAAATCGGCATGAATTTGCATCGGATAAAGGAAGAGCAATTGGCTATGATGATATGATTCATGATATTAAACTAATGAAGCAACATAATATTAATGCAGTCCGTACATCCCATTATCCGAATAATCCGTTGTGGTACGAATTATGTGATCAATATGGTTTGTATGTCATTGATGAAACAAATCTTGAAACACATGGGTCATGGAAGTATGGGCAAAAGGATGAAGGAGATACGGTGCCAGGAAGCAAGGTTGAATGGCAGGAAAACGTACTTGATAGATGTAATTCAATGTTTCAACGTGATAAAAACCATCCTTCGATTATTATTTGGTCGCTTGGAAATGAATCGTTTGGTGGAGATAATTTTATTAAAATGCATGATTTTCTTAAGAAGAATGATCCTACTAGAATTGTTCATTATGAAGGGATTTTTCATTACCGTAAATCAGAAGCAGCTTCAGATATTGAAAGCACCATGTATATAAATCCTGAAGGTGTAAAGAAATATGCTGAAAATGCAGAAAATCCAAAACCATACATTCTATGCGAATATAGCCATGCAATGGGAAATTCTTGTGGAAATCTTTACAAATATACAGACTTATTTGAAAAATATCCTATTATTCAAGGTGGATTCATTTGGGACTGGAAGGATCAAGCTTTAGAAACAAAGACGGAGGATGGTGTGCCTTACTTAGCCTATGGTGGTGACTTTGGGGAAACACCTCATGATGGGAATTTTTCAGGTAATGGTCTAATTTTTGCTGATGGTACAATTTCGCCAAAGATTATCGAGGTGAAAAAGTGCTATCAGAATGTTCGTTTTACAGCGATTAATATAGAAGAAGGCCATGTTGATGTGGTAAATAACTTTCTGTTTACAGATCTTCAAGAGTTCGAACTAGTTTGGCAGCTAGCAAAAAATGGTGTGTTCATCCAAAAGGGAATCTTAGAAATAGAGGTAGAACCATGTTCCATAAAAACTATTAAACTAGATTACTCTCTTCCAGAGGTCAGTAAACAGTCAGACGAATACATTTTAACTGTTAGCCTACATTTAAAAAAGAGTTTAATTTGGGCTCAGAAGGGTCATGAAGTTGCTTTTGAACAATTTGTGATTCCTACAGTGAAAGCAACATCAGAAAATATTATTCCTGTCAACACACTTAAAATAAAAGTACTTCAAGAAGAAAATTATGTAACAATAAATGGTGCTAGTTTTAATGTTGTTTTTAATAAAAATAATGGAAGCTTAGAATCATATAGTTTCAATGGCGTCTCTCTTATTGAGAAAGAATTAGGTTTAAACTTTTGGCGTGCGATGACTGATAATGACCGTGGGAATAAATTGCATGAACGTAGCTCTGTATGGAGAGAAGCGGGGATGAATAAAGTTCTTACATCATTTTTAGTTGATGAGAAAAATAGTTCGACTACAGAAATTACAACTGAATACAGTTTGCCAACAACAATGTCATCTTGCAAAATCGTTTACACCATTAAGGGTGATGGAGAAATACTGATAAACTATGAGTTAAATCCAGGGAATGGACTTCCTGAGATACCTGAGATTGGAATGATGACAACATTGGATGGCTCGTTCGACACCATCACCTGGTATGGAAAAGGCCCTTATGAAAATTATTGGGATAAAAAGAAGGGTGCAAAAATTGGATTATATACTGGAAAAGTAAAAGATCAATATGTTCCATACTTAAAACCTCAGGAATGCGGAAATAAAACAGGCGTAAGATGGGCATTACTATCCAATCAACAGGGAGTAGGATTAAAAATATCCGGAAGCCCTACAATTGAGGTGAATGCCTTACCATATACTCCATTTGAGCTTGAGGAACATGATCACGGATATAAATTACCACCAAGTACTAAGACTGTAGTACGTATGAATTATAAACAAATGGGTGTAGGTGGAGATGATAGTTGGGGACAAAAAACACATCCTGAATTCACGCTTTTTGCAAATCAATGTTACTCTTATACGTTTAAGCTTAAGGGAATTAATATAAAAGATATGTAG
- a CDS encoding ABC transporter permease — MWKNRTLLLMCMPAIIFFAIFAYLPMPGLYLAFVNYDYSLGIFDSAFVGLDNFRFLVMTGDLWKLTFNTIAYNLAFIVLGNFLQIAVAIMLNELTSKWFKKVSQTIMFLPHFISAVLIGLLAYNILSYDYGVLNSFLKMIGMDPVQTYSNPAIWPYIIVITFLWQSTGYGSIVYFAAIMGLDKSILEAAEIDGANAFQRIRHIIIPWLKPTFIILLLFSLGGVLKGNFGLFYNLVGANNTMLYPTTDIIETYVFRTLMTNFNFSLGSAVSLYQSVFGFLIVIIANWIVKKVSPENSLF, encoded by the coding sequence ATGTGGAAGAATCGAACCCTTCTTCTTATGTGTATGCCTGCAATTATTTTCTTTGCAATATTTGCTTATCTACCAATGCCGGGACTATATCTTGCATTTGTAAACTATGATTATTCACTTGGAATTTTTGATAGCGCTTTCGTAGGGCTTGATAATTTTCGGTTTTTGGTGATGACAGGTGATTTATGGAAGCTAACATTTAATACGATTGCTTATAATCTTGCTTTCATCGTTCTAGGAAATTTCCTGCAAATTGCTGTAGCCATCATGCTGAACGAACTGACAAGTAAATGGTTCAAAAAGGTATCACAAACAATTATGTTTCTTCCACATTTTATTTCTGCAGTTCTTATTGGACTATTAGCCTATAACATACTTAGTTACGATTATGGTGTACTTAATTCATTTTTAAAAATGATTGGCATGGATCCGGTACAGACCTATTCTAATCCGGCGATTTGGCCTTATATTATTGTCATTACTTTCCTATGGCAATCAACAGGTTATGGATCGATCGTCTATTTTGCAGCGATCATGGGTCTTGATAAATCCATTTTGGAAGCAGCGGAAATCGATGGGGCCAATGCTTTCCAGCGTATTAGACATATCATCATTCCTTGGCTTAAGCCAACCTTTATCATTTTACTACTGTTCTCTTTAGGTGGAGTATTAAAAGGAAATTTTGGTTTGTTTTATAACCTAGTGGGTGCTAATAATACAATGCTCTATCCAACCACAGATATTATTGAAACCTACGTGTTCCGAACATTAATGACGAATTTTAACTTTTCATTAGGTAGTGCGGTAAGTTTATACCAATCTGTTTTTGGATTCCTTATTGTCATTATCGCTAACTGGATTGTTAAAAAGGTTTCACCAGAAAATTCATTGTTTTAA
- a CDS encoding carbohydrate ABC transporter permease: MENTARRNIDFSTIIVRIIGYGFIGLFALCCLLPFVLIVSSSLSSEKAIMESGFALWPKEFSTFAYEIVFRNPKLVIGSYMVTMGITIVGTALGLFIVAMTGYALQRSDFLYRNKISFYIYFTTLFSGGLVPFYLLVTQYLDLKDNYLAVLLPGLLSPFLIIMMKAFTKSIPYEITESAKMDGAGDFTIFLRLILPMSTPALATIGLFIALGYWNEWYNSMLFLSPNMDYRPLQLFLYNVITSADFIRNSAAASNVAPQEIPLETMKMATAVVATGPVILFYPFIQKYFIQGITIGAVKG; the protein is encoded by the coding sequence ATGGAAAATACAGCCAGACGGAATATAGATTTTTCTACTATTATTGTTCGTATTATTGGATATGGTTTTATTGGTCTTTTTGCTCTATGTTGTTTATTGCCCTTTGTCCTAATTGTGTCGTCTTCCTTATCATCTGAGAAGGCGATTATGGAAAGCGGATTTGCTTTATGGCCGAAGGAGTTCTCTACATTTGCTTATGAAATTGTTTTTAGGAATCCAAAACTTGTTATTGGATCATATATGGTAACAATGGGGATTACGATTGTTGGGACTGCGCTAGGTTTATTTATTGTAGCGATGACAGGTTATGCCTTACAACGTTCTGACTTCTTGTATCGTAATAAAATATCATTTTATATCTACTTTACAACACTTTTTTCAGGTGGACTTGTCCCGTTTTATCTTTTAGTCACGCAGTATCTCGATCTTAAAGATAATTACCTAGCCGTACTGCTACCAGGTTTGTTGAGTCCTTTTCTAATCATTATGATGAAGGCATTTACAAAGTCAATTCCATATGAGATTACTGAATCGGCGAAGATGGATGGTGCGGGAGATTTCACGATCTTTTTAAGATTAATTCTACCAATGTCTACTCCAGCCTTGGCGACAATAGGACTATTCATTGCCTTAGGGTATTGGAATGAATGGTATAATTCAATGCTTTTCCTTTCACCTAATATGGACTATAGACCGTTGCAGTTGTTTCTTTATAACGTTATCACAAGTGCTGATTTCATAAGAAACTCGGCTGCGGCTTCCAATGTAGCACCACAAGAAATACCATTGGAAACCATGAAAATGGCAACAGCCGTTGTGGCTACTGGTCCGGTTATTCTATTTTATCCATTTATACAAAAGTACTTTATTCAAGGGATTACAATTGGAGCAGTTAAGGGCTAA
- a CDS encoding extracellular solute-binding protein produces MLKMRKFLVLFLVMLLSFTLVACNGSSKTSSENSKSDPSTKVNENGEIDTSEFVTITMMALGDKPTNGQLEKVMEQVNAKLKEKTNAHLEIKWIEWADYMTKYNLTLASGEPVDLIITATDWLDAWGNAQKGAFMDITELLPTYAPQTWGEVSEENWEQTKYEDKIVMIPEDSYTQWVNHGFFYRTDWAKEFGITEPIKDFETLGEYFQGIVDNKPGVIPWDTPGTNVTTAWGYTTSYSDAIELPIATGVFPIYWAQSYDEAYNVMSPVFEDTFVDYAKLMKDWADKGYWRADVLNYKGDTRALFQAGKTGADQHHTETFSGLRTQMDLKQPGSEIDMFAWSDTRDNLISMSVTHGATAVGAHSENPERALMVYDLLRNDEEIYKLFNYGIEGVQYEIADGKRVRPEGYDETKDSFASNFWGGRVDKFEIPSSDKWEGVSEMYAEYDKIKKPYPYGRFVFDSTPVEAELAALSQVTAQMVPAIAFGKAGDPEKAVKDLRNRLEAAGYEKVLKEIQKQMDEYKKLVEGN; encoded by the coding sequence ATGTTGAAGATGAGAAAGTTTTTGGTACTATTCTTAGTTATGTTGTTGTCATTTACTCTTGTGGCCTGCAATGGATCCAGCAAAACAAGTTCCGAAAACTCTAAATCAGATCCAAGTACAAAGGTAAACGAAAATGGGGAAATTGATACTTCTGAATTTGTCACAATTACCATGATGGCGTTGGGAGATAAACCGACCAATGGACAATTAGAAAAAGTAATGGAACAAGTAAATGCAAAATTAAAAGAAAAAACAAACGCTCATCTTGAAATAAAATGGATTGAATGGGCGGATTATATGACAAAGTATAATTTAACACTAGCTTCTGGTGAACCTGTTGATTTAATTATCACAGCAACTGACTGGCTAGACGCTTGGGGAAATGCACAAAAAGGCGCATTCATGGATATCACTGAACTTCTACCAACATATGCACCACAGACATGGGGAGAAGTTTCCGAAGAAAATTGGGAGCAAACAAAATACGAGGACAAAATTGTCATGATTCCTGAGGACTCTTATACTCAATGGGTTAACCACGGCTTTTTCTATCGCACAGATTGGGCAAAAGAGTTTGGAATCACTGAACCTATTAAGGATTTTGAAACATTAGGTGAATACTTCCAAGGTATCGTCGATAATAAGCCGGGTGTGATTCCTTGGGATACACCAGGAACAAACGTTACAACAGCGTGGGGGTATACAACTTCTTATTCAGATGCGATTGAACTTCCAATCGCTACAGGAGTATTTCCAATTTACTGGGCTCAATCTTATGATGAAGCGTATAACGTTATGAGTCCTGTGTTCGAGGATACTTTTGTAGATTATGCAAAGCTTATGAAGGATTGGGCAGATAAAGGCTACTGGCGTGCTGACGTATTAAACTATAAAGGAGACACTCGAGCTTTATTCCAGGCAGGAAAGACAGGTGCTGACCAGCATCATACGGAAACATTCTCAGGCTTACGTACACAAATGGACTTGAAGCAACCAGGCTCAGAAATCGATATGTTTGCTTGGTCTGATACACGTGACAACTTAATTTCTATGTCAGTTACTCACGGTGCTACTGCTGTTGGAGCTCATAGTGAAAACCCAGAGCGTGCCTTAATGGTATACGATCTACTTCGTAACGATGAGGAAATTTACAAATTATTTAACTACGGTATTGAAGGAGTCCAATACGAGATTGCAGACGGTAAACGTGTTCGTCCTGAAGGGTATGATGAGACAAAAGATTCATTCGCTAGTAACTTCTGGGGTGGTCGTGTAGACAAGTTCGAAATCCCAAGCTCTGACAAATGGGAAGGGGTTTCTGAGATGTACGCGGAGTACGATAAAATTAAGAAGCCGTATCCATATGGCAGATTTGTTTTTGATAGTACTCCTGTAGAAGCTGAACTTGCTGCTCTATCACAAGTGACTGCACAAATGGTACCAGCGATTGCATTCGGTAAAGCAGGCGATCCAGAAAAGGCTGTTAAAGATTTACGTAATAGATTAGAAGCAGCAGGTTATGAGAAGGTTTTAAAAGAAATCCAAAAGCAAATGGATGAATATAAAAAGCTTGTAGAAGGAAATTAA
- a CDS encoding glycoside hydrolase family 2 TIM barrel-domain containing protein produces the protein MVNVITQEWNLSVKSRKFNFDWKFLKDDNPDAFKIQFDDSGWRSLDLPHDWSIEGPFKQEYASSTGYLPGGIGWYRKKFIIPDSIKGKKIVIQFDGIYKNSEVWINEHYLGKRPYGYSSFHYDLTPFLNFETQENVIAVKVDHSDFADSRWYPGSGIYRNVFINLTDHVYIKPYGIFVTTPNISTSEAEIQIQTTVKNEYNNEANFKIEHQIKDATGKELITCSSVESITANGEQDFSHSIFLEQPNLWSPENPYLYRVETKVIKDGEVIDLEITPLGIRSFHFDVDSGFYLNGKNIKMKGVCIHHDAGCLGAAVPEKVWHRRLQLLKEAGVNAIRMSHNPPAPELLDMCDSYGFLVQDEAFDEWEHPKNKWVEGWNKGEPSLDGYASDFTEWAEIDLRDMVLRDRNHPSIVFWSIGNEIDYPNDPYSHPVLEDRYKADKSEAKGMGDIAKRLVSVVKKYDPSRPVTAALASVIMSNETEFPDALDVVGYNYQEFLYPEDHKKYPNRVIYGSENGRHHDAWLAVEQNDFISGQFIWTGIDYLGEARGWPVRHATPGMLDLAGFKKPLYFFKQSQWSEKDMVHLGLTSIKKKNPEQIYWDHEVDCEWRGNEGEIVRVACCTNCPEVDLLLNGESVGVKKYEDFPSGTIYWDIPYSEGTLKAVGKRNGNICCTHELKTAGEPTKLQLHSDTITLKADKQDVAHVEVNILDQDNNLVYDADNQIDCVIEGPGEIIGIECSNPASHQNYKATYRKAYHGKLLIYVRTTDQPGTITLKTSSVGLESSFIVIKVK, from the coding sequence ATGGTAAATGTCATAACTCAAGAATGGAATTTGTCTGTTAAAAGTAGAAAGTTTAACTTTGATTGGAAATTCTTAAAGGATGATAATCCTGATGCATTTAAAATTCAGTTTGATGATTCAGGTTGGCGTTCATTAGACTTGCCACATGATTGGAGTATTGAGGGTCCTTTTAAGCAGGAATATGCAAGTTCAACAGGGTATTTGCCAGGAGGAATTGGTTGGTATCGGAAGAAATTTATTATACCTGATAGCATTAAGGGAAAGAAAATAGTTATTCAATTCGACGGAATTTATAAAAATAGTGAAGTATGGATTAATGAACACTATCTTGGTAAAAGACCCTATGGATACAGCTCATTTCATTATGACTTAACCCCATTTTTAAATTTCGAAACACAAGAAAATGTGATTGCTGTGAAGGTAGATCACTCAGATTTTGCTGATTCTCGTTGGTATCCAGGATCGGGTATTTATCGAAATGTATTTATTAATTTGACTGATCACGTCTATATCAAGCCGTATGGCATATTTGTCACAACTCCGAATATTTCAACATCAGAAGCAGAAATCCAAATTCAAACAACTGTGAAAAATGAATATAATAACGAAGCTAATTTCAAAATTGAACATCAAATAAAAGATGCTACTGGTAAAGAATTAATCACTTGTTCATCTGTGGAGTCAATTACAGCAAATGGTGAACAAGACTTTTCTCATTCTATTTTCCTTGAACAGCCTAATCTCTGGTCACCGGAAAATCCGTATCTATATCGTGTTGAAACGAAGGTGATAAAAGATGGTGAAGTAATAGATTTAGAGATTACTCCACTTGGTATTCGATCTTTTCATTTTGATGTAGACTCGGGATTTTATCTTAATGGGAAGAATATCAAAATGAAAGGTGTATGTATCCATCATGATGCAGGTTGTCTCGGAGCGGCTGTTCCTGAGAAGGTCTGGCATAGACGTTTGCAACTATTAAAAGAAGCTGGTGTAAATGCGATAAGAATGAGCCATAATCCACCTGCACCAGAGCTACTAGATATGTGTGACTCTTATGGGTTTTTAGTCCAAGATGAAGCATTTGATGAGTGGGAACATCCTAAAAATAAGTGGGTAGAGGGGTGGAATAAAGGAGAACCATCACTAGACGGATATGCTTCCGATTTTACTGAATGGGCTGAGATCGATTTAAGGGATATGGTTTTAAGAGACAGGAACCATCCGTCAATCGTTTTCTGGAGTATTGGCAATGAAATTGATTATCCAAATGACCCTTATTCACATCCAGTCCTCGAAGATCGTTACAAAGCTGACAAATCTGAAGCAAAGGGAATGGGTGATATTGCTAAAAGGTTGGTGAGTGTTGTTAAGAAATATGATCCATCGCGACCTGTTACAGCAGCTCTAGCTAGTGTCATTATGTCAAATGAAACGGAATTTCCAGATGCACTTGATGTGGTTGGATATAACTATCAAGAATTTCTTTATCCTGAAGACCATAAAAAGTACCCAAATAGAGTGATTTACGGAAGTGAAAACGGAAGGCATCACGATGCATGGTTGGCTGTCGAACAGAATGACTTCATATCAGGACAATTTATTTGGACTGGGATTGACTATTTGGGAGAAGCCCGTGGATGGCCTGTTCGTCATGCAACACCTGGAATGCTTGATCTTGCTGGTTTCAAAAAACCTTTATACTTCTTTAAACAAAGTCAATGGTCAGAAAAAGATATGGTCCATTTAGGCTTGACTTCTATTAAGAAAAAAAATCCTGAACAAATTTACTGGGACCACGAAGTCGACTGCGAGTGGAGAGGAAATGAAGGAGAAATCGTAAGGGTGGCTTGTTGTACAAATTGCCCTGAAGTGGACTTACTGTTAAATGGTGAATCAGTTGGTGTCAAAAAATATGAAGACTTCCCAAGTGGAACGATCTATTGGGACATTCCATACTCTGAGGGTACGTTAAAGGCAGTAGGAAAAAGAAACGGAAACATTTGTTGCACACATGAATTAAAGACAGCTGGTGAGCCTACTAAATTACAATTACACTCGGATACAATAACGCTTAAAGCTGACAAACAGGATGTAGCACATGTAGAAGTAAATATCCTTGATCAAGATAATAATCTTGTCTATGATGCAGATAACCAAATTGATTGTGTTATTGAGGGGCCAGGTGAAATTATAGGAATTGAATGCAGTAACCCTGCTAGCCATCAGAATTATAAAGCAACCTACAGAAAGGCCTACCACGGGAAATTATTAATTTATGTGAGGACTACAGATCAGCCTGGGACCATTACATTAAAGACATCTTCTGTTGGGTTGGAAAGTTCATTTATAGTAATAAAGGTTAAATAA
- a CDS encoding glycoside hydrolase family 43 protein, whose product MPYNNASDTSNPTDRHTLRDIPAHDPFVLSHKETNTYYLYTTGIPELTDLERNGVLVYKSKDLLDWEGPYVVFEIPDGTWAHPQHGTWAPEVHQYDGKYYLFVTLHNRDTILAEPPEVWKTNHLRGTSIAVSDSPEGPFELLKTDGPVPPRNFMTLDGTLYVDEGGKPWMVYCHEWIQVLDGTFEAIPLKSDLSAADGEPQHLFKASDAPWINTERKPNVKHSAYVSDGCQLYKTKGGHLVMLWSSYNNEGYVQTIARSRSGKLAGPWEQLDPLVEGDSGHGMLFKTFEGTWMLILHHPFSTPESRAKIYEVEETEDSFKVIKPRVDLHD is encoded by the coding sequence ATGCCATATAACAATGCGTCTGATACATCTAATCCTACGGATAGGCACACCCTAAGAGATATTCCCGCTCATGACCCGTTTGTCTTGTCACATAAAGAAACAAATACCTACTATTTATATACAACTGGAATTCCAGAATTAACAGATCTAGAGAGAAATGGAGTACTAGTTTATAAAAGTAAAGATTTACTAGATTGGGAAGGACCTTATGTTGTTTTTGAGATTCCTGATGGAACGTGGGCACATCCACAGCATGGCACATGGGCACCAGAGGTTCACCAATACGATGGGAAATATTATTTGTTCGTTACCCTTCATAACAGAGATACGATACTGGCAGAACCACCAGAGGTTTGGAAAACTAATCATCTTCGTGGTACAAGCATTGCAGTATCTGATTCGCCAGAGGGGCCGTTTGAACTGCTAAAAACGGATGGGCCAGTACCACCGAGAAACTTCATGACATTAGACGGAACCTTATATGTGGATGAGGGTGGAAAGCCATGGATGGTCTATTGTCATGAATGGATTCAAGTATTAGATGGTACTTTTGAGGCTATTCCACTTAAATCTGATTTGTCTGCAGCAGATGGTGAACCACAACATCTTTTTAAAGCTTCGGATGCTCCATGGATCAATACTGAACGAAAGCCAAATGTGAAGCATTCAGCTTACGTATCTGATGGGTGTCAATTGTATAAAACAAAAGGTGGTCACCTTGTTATGCTCTGGTCAAGCTATAACAATGAAGGATATGTCCAAACGATTGCTAGATCAAGGTCTGGTAAGCTAGCGGGACCTTGGGAACAACTGGATCCGTTAGTTGAAGGTGATAGTGGACACGGCATGCTGTTCAAAACATTTGAAGGTACTTGGATGCTTATTCTTCATCATCCATTCAGTACACCTGAATCTCGAGCGAAGATTTATGAAGTAGAGGAAACTGAGGATAGCTTTAAGGTTATTAAACCTAGAGTTGATCTACATGATTAA
- a CDS encoding YehS family protein has protein sequence MDMNNNDILIRLRYALDIKNTDMVEIFKLGGIELTKEEMLKMLVKTKDSYHDEVDYDRDIDEDEENIKCDNYMLESFLNGLIIFKRGKQESKPGQPERPAMSIKNNASVNNVLLKKLKIALALTSEDMLDLLEEAGVFITKGELSALLRKEGHKNYKVCGDRYARNFLKGLAIKYRG, from the coding sequence ATGGATATGAATAATAATGATATCTTAATTCGATTAAGATATGCTCTAGATATAAAAAATACAGATATGGTAGAGATATTTAAACTTGGTGGAATTGAATTAACAAAAGAAGAAATGCTTAAGATGCTCGTAAAAACAAAAGACAGTTACCATGATGAAGTTGACTATGATCGTGATATAGACGAAGACGAAGAGAATATAAAATGCGATAATTATATGTTAGAGTCATTTTTAAATGGCCTTATAATATTTAAAAGAGGGAAACAAGAATCCAAACCAGGGCAACCTGAAAGACCTGCAATGTCGATAAAGAATAATGCAAGTGTCAATAATGTATTGCTAAAGAAATTGAAAATAGCACTAGCATTAACAAGTGAGGATATGCTTGATCTATTAGAAGAAGCAGGAGTCTTTATAACAAAAGGTGAATTGAGCGCTTTATTAAGAAAAGAAGGACATAAGAATTATAAAGTGTGCGGAGATAGATATGCTAGGAATTTCTTAAAAGGATTGGCTATAAAATATAGGGGATAA